Sequence from the Thermocaproicibacter melissae genome:
GAAAGCTCAACACCGGAACAAAGGATCCCCGCATCCGCAAGGTGCTGGAGGAGTTTGTCTTGGCGGGAGCACCGGAGGAAATCCTGTACCTAGCAAAGCCGCATATCGGCACCGACCGCCTGCCCGGTGCGGTGAGGAACATCCGCAAAACGATTCTTTCCCTCGGCGGAGAGATTTACTTTGACACGAAGATGACGGCGCTGCTGACGCGCGACGGAAAAATCACCGGGGTGGAATTCCGGACGCAAGGCGGAACACCCGAGCGTTTGGAAACCGAGAACGTCATCCTTGCCATCGGCCACAGTGCGCGGGATACATTCGCCATGCTGGAGGCAATGAAGCTGCCCATGGAGGCAAAACCGTTTGCCGTCGGAGCGCGCATTGAGCACTTGCAGAGCATGATTGATAAGGCTCAGTACGGAAAATTTGCAGGACATCCGGCGCTCGGTGCAGCGGATTACAAGCTAGCTGTACACCTTCCCACTGGACGCGGCGTTTATACATTCTGTATGTGCCCGGGTGGCACGGTGGTGGCTGCGGCAAGCGAACCGGGCCGCCTCGTTACGAACGGCATGAGCGAGTTTGCCCGTGACGGCGTAAATGCAAATTCCGCTTTGCTTGTGAACGTCGGCCCGGGAGATTTCGGCGGGGAAGGCCCGCTTGCCGGCATGGAGTTTCAGCGCCGGCTGGAAGAAAAGGCATTTGAACTCGGAGGGGGAAATTACCGCGCCCCCGCCCAGCGCGTGGAGGATTTCCTTGCGCGGCGTGCGTCTACCGGATTCGGCAGCGTTGTGCCGACTTATCCCATCGGCGTAACACCGTGCTCCTTGGATGACTGCCTGCCCGAGGTTATCGCGGATTCGATGCGTGAGGGCCTGCGTCAGATGGATACCCGCCTGAAGGGATTCGCCAGTCCGGATGCGGTTCTCACAGCAGTGGAGACCCGTTCTTCCTCGCCTGTGCGTCTGCTGCGGGGTGAGGGCTTGCAGTCTGTTGGGCTTCGCGGACTCTATCCCTGCGGAGAGGGTGCAGGTTACGCCGGCGGAATCGTTTCCGCCGCCGTCGACGGAATTCGCTGCGCGGAGCGGGTACTCATGGCGGTATATTAAAGGGTTAACTGCACAGATTAATCTTGCACAATCAGGCCAAGGTAGCGTGCAAGGTCGCTGGCCTGCAGCATGGTGACCTTTGCGCCGCGCAGCTCGGGGCCGGAAACCACTAGCCCTGCAATTTCGTCGGTCGTCAGGTCGATTCCCTTGAGCGGCGTGTGCAGAAAGTCAGCCTTACGCAGGCAACAGTCTCGAAATTCGGTGCCGTTCAGCGAACATTCTTGCAAAACGGCTTCCGAAAGGTCGCTGCCGGAAAAAACAACGCGGCGGAGCTTCCCGTTTGAAACAGCGAAAAACCGGCAGGAACAATCCGCAACTTCAAGCGTATCGAGAATCGGTTCGGAAAAACTGGTTCCCATCAGCTTGCAGTTGAGAAATTTTACTCGGCGCAGGCAGCAGCCTGCCAGAGATGCGTTCGAAAAATTGCACGCTTCAAAAACCGTATCTTCAAAATATAGATTTTCCGCGCGGCAGTTTTCAAACCGACAGCCGGAAAATCGGCACCCGTGGAACCCGATTCCCGAAAATTCCAGACCTTCCGCGCTTTCGCCGTCATATTCCGCTTTGGTAATATCTTCTTCCTGAAGACAGGCCTCGGCAATGGCTTCTCTCATCGTTTTGCGCTGCGGCATGCTTCACCACTCCTTTTCTCGTCTGGGGTCAGTATAGCATAGACAGCAAAGTTTGAAAATGAAAGCTGTTGCTTTTCCCCGAAAAAACCAGAAAAGGGATTGACAAATTCAATTGGTTTGGTATAATAAATCTTGCTGTTGCGAACTGATGCAGGTGATACATTGCGGAATTGTGTAATGGTAGCACAACAGACTCTGACTCTGTACGTGAGGGTTCGAATCCTTCTTCCGCAACCATAGCCCCAGACAACGGGGCTTAATTTTTCGAGGTGTGGCTCAGCTTGGTAGAGCGCTACGTTCGGGACGTAGAGGCCGCTGGTTCGAATCCAGTCACCTCGACCATGAAATGAAAATCCGATGCATTTGCATCGGATTTTTTGTTTGTAGTTGTATTGTGGTGGGTTAGCCTCTTCTGCTGCTTTTCGCAAAAACACGTCCGGAAAAAGCGCATCATATCTCTTCGCTAGCAAATCTACTTTTGAATATTTTTTACATAAATTTACCTCCTGTTGTAGTTTTTATCCTACAACAGGAGGCTTTTTATTGTTCGTCTTTTCGGGTATCGTCCAAAACAGAGGTGCGGCTTAATTGTGGAAAGATTACTGGTTGAAGCACTTCATGCCGGGGTATCTGGCAGCTGCCTTCAACTCTTGTTCAATGTGCAGCAGGCGGTTGTACTTCGCCACGCGCTCGGTGCGGCTCGGTGCGCCAGTCTTAATCTGTCCGGCGTTGAGTGCCACAGCGAGGTCCGCAATGGTTGTATCCGCCGTTTCACCGGAGCGGTGCGACACGATGGCGGTATAGCCTGCACGGTTTGCCATGCAGATTGCGCTGATGGTCTCAGTCAGCGTGCCAATCTGGTTCAGCTTGATGAGGATGGAGTTTCCACAGCCCATTTGGATGCCGCGCTCCAGACGAGACGTGTTGGTGACAAACAGATCGTCGCCGACGAGCTGAATCTTCTTTCCGAGTTTCTCGGTGATCTTCGCCCAGCCCTGCCAGTCATCTTCGCCGAGCGGGTCTTCCACAGAGCGGATGGGATACTTAGAAACAAGGTCTTGCCAGTAAGCAATTAATTCGTCGGTGGTATAGTGCGTTTTGTGCTTCGGCAGGGTATAGCCGTCCGAAACAGCCCATTCGCTCGAAGCCGCGTCCACGGCAAGCACGAAATCGGTTCCCGGCTCATAGCCCGCCGCCGAAATGGCCTCAAGAATCAGCTCAATGGCCTCGGTGTCGGTCTGAAGGTTCGGGGCATAACCGCCTTCGTCGCCGACGGCGGTAGCGAGGCCGCGCGATTT
This genomic interval carries:
- a CDS encoding NAD(P)/FAD-dependent oxidoreductase; translated protein: MYRITDIRMELNGTESDLKREAARRLRVRPEEIRSLKLYRRSVDARRKDDVHFICTVDVECPRCKAPRDRKITKAEPYRYRLPEIRPLSSRPVVVGFGPAGMFAALILAQAGQRPIVLERGSCVEERQKKTQQFWKIGVLDPECNVQFGEGGAGTFSDGKLNTGTKDPRIRKVLEEFVLAGAPEEILYLAKPHIGTDRLPGAVRNIRKTILSLGGEIYFDTKMTALLTRDGKITGVEFRTQGGTPERLETENVILAIGHSARDTFAMLEAMKLPMEAKPFAVGARIEHLQSMIDKAQYGKFAGHPALGAADYKLAVHLPTGRGVYTFCMCPGGTVVAAASEPGRLVTNGMSEFARDGVNANSALLVNVGPGDFGGEGPLAGMEFQRRLEEKAFELGGGNYRAPAQRVEDFLARRASTGFGSVVPTYPIGVTPCSLDDCLPEVIADSMREGLRQMDTRLKGFASPDAVLTAVETRSSSPVRLLRGEGLQSVGLRGLYPCGEGAGYAGGIVSAAVDGIRCAERVLMAVY
- a CDS encoding pentapeptide repeat-containing protein — encoded protein: MPQRKTMREAIAEACLQEEDITKAEYDGESAEGLEFSGIGFHGCRFSGCRFENCRAENLYFEDTVFEACNFSNASLAGCCLRRVKFLNCKLMGTSFSEPILDTLEVADCSCRFFAVSNGKLRRVVFSGSDLSEAVLQECSLNGTEFRDCCLRKADFLHTPLKGIDLTTDEIAGLVVSGPELRGAKVTMLQASDLARYLGLIVQD
- the eno gene encoding phosphopyruvate hydratase, which codes for MKNGYTITGVKAMEILDSRGDPTVEATVTLENGVTGTAAVPSGASTGTFEALELRDGDKDRYGGKGVTKAVANVNECISEVVVGLDATDTAAVDGAILAADGTKDKSKFGANAVLAVSLAAARAGANALGIPLYRFIGGISADTLPVPMMNILNGGAHAANNIDIQEFMIMPVGAPSFSEGLRRCAEVFHKLGAILKSRGLATAVGDEGGYAPNLQTDTEAIELILEAISAAGYEPGTDFVLAVDAASSEWAVSDGYTLPKHKTHYTTDELIAYWQDLVSKYPIRSVEDPLGEDDWQGWAKITEKLGKKIQLVGDDLFVTNTSRLERGIQMGCGNSILIKLNQIGTLTETISAICMANRAGYTAIVSHRSGETADTTIADLAVALNAGQIKTGAPSRTERVAKYNRLLHIEQELKAAARYPGMKCFNQ